CCGACGCCTACCGCGAGATGGACGTCTTTGCGATGCCGGCCCGCTCGCGTTGGGCAGGCCTCGAAGTCGAAGGTCTCGGACTCGTCTACCTGGAGGCGGCGGCAAGCGGACTTCCTGTCATAGCGGGCAGCAGTGGGGGAGCACCGGAGACCGTCGACGATGGACGGACCGGCTTCGTCGTGGCGAACCGTCCGGAGTTGGTGTCGGCCCTGCGAGCACTCCATGCGGATCCCGATCTCGCGGCAGGCATGGGTTCCGCCGGCCGTGCCAGGGTGGTCGAGCTCTTCACGTGGCCCGCCGTGGCGGCCCGCATCGACGCGCAACTCCGGGAGGCTGGAGATGAGTGAAGCCCTGGTGCTCGCGTCGGGGTCACCGCGACGGCACGAGCTGCTCACGATGGCCGGTGTCCTGCACATCGTCGATGTTCCAGAGATCGATGAGACCGCGTTGCCTGGTGAGCCGCCGGACGCCTATGTCGCGCGCCTCGCCCGAGCCAAAGCACGTGCCGTGGCTTCTCGCCACCCGGAGCGCTGGACGCTCGGCGCGGACACGGTCGTCGTTGTCGACGGCCGTATCGTCGGCAAACCGCGTGACACCGTCGAGGCCGAGTCGATGCTCGAGATGTTGGCCGGGAGACGGCACGAGGTGATCACGGCCGTAGCGCTCGTTCGCGGAGCCCGGATAGAGGAGCGATCGAGTATCACTGCCGTGTGGATGAGACCGTTCGATCGGGAAACCGTTCGCTCCTATGTGGCTACCGGCGAGCCGATGGACAAAGCCGGCGCCTATGCGGCCCAGGGCGTCGGGGCGATCCTGATCGATCACATGGACGGGGACTTCTTCACGGTCATGGGGCTCCCCCTCACCGCGGTGATCGAGATGCTGCGATCCGTCGGGTTCGGGGCCATGTGAGGGTGCCGATCCCAGGATCGGGTCGACGGCGTCGGGGGAGCGCTCATGGGGCCTCCCGGCCGGCGACGCTGCGGAGGTGTCGAAGCGGTAGCATCGGGGCCAATGGGTTTTGACTACGACGTGTTGGTGATCGGCTCCGGCTTCGGCGGCAGCGTGAGCGCGCTACGGCTCACGGAGAAGGGCTATCGGGTCGGCGTCCTCGAGGCAGGGAGACGTTGGGACGAGACGACGTTGCCGAAATCGAGTTGGAACCTGCGCCGGTTTCTCTGGTTCCCGCGTCTGGGGATGAGAGGAATCCAGCGCATCACGCTCCTGAAGGACGTCATGGCGGTCTCCGGCGCGGGTGTCGGCGGGGGTTCACTCGTGTGGGCCAACGTCTGCTATGAGCCGCACAAGGAGGCCTTCTCCGACCCGCAATGGGACGGGATCACCGACTGGAAGCAGGAGCTCGCGCCGTTCTATGACCAGGCCCGGCGCATGCTCGGTGTGCAGACCAACCCGGTCGAGACACCTGCCGACCGGGTCATGCAAGAAGTCGCCCGAAAGCTCGGTGTCGAAGACACCTGCGAGCCGACCCCTGTGGCCGTGTACTTCGGCGAGAGTGGCATCAGCGTGCCCGACCCCCTCTTTGGCGGTGCCGGTCCCGATCGAACCGGGTGCGTTCTGTGTGGCGGCTGTATGACGGGGTGTCGCCACAATGCAAAGAATCGGCTCGACAAGACGTATCTCTATCTGGCGGAACGGAACGGAGCACAGATCCACGCCGAACATCAGGTTGTCGACGTCGTGCCGCTCGACGCCGGCGGATATCGTGTGGTGACTGAGCGTCCGGGTGCCTGGCTGCGACGCCACCGCCGATCGTTCAGTGCGGAGCAGGTCG
This DNA window, taken from bacterium BMS3Abin02, encodes the following:
- the maf gene encoding septum formation protein Maf codes for the protein MSEALVLASGSPRRHELLTMAGVLHIVDVPEIDETALPGEPPDAYVARLARAKARAVASRHPERWTLGADTVVVVDGRIVGKPRDTVEAESMLEMLAGRRHEVITAVALVRGARIEERSSITAVWMRPFDRETVRSYVATGEPMDKAGAYAAQGVGAILIDHMDGDFFTVMGLPLTAVIEMLRSVGFGAM
- the pimB gene encoding GDP-mannose-dependent alpha-(1-6)-phosphatidylinositol monomannoside mannosyltransferase — protein: MPARSRWAGLEVEGLGLVYLEAAASGLPVIAGSSGGAPETVDDGRTGFVVANRPELVSALRALHADPDLAAGMGSAGRARVVELFTWPAVAARIDAQLREAGDE